The proteins below come from a single Streptococcus porcinus genomic window:
- a CDS encoding DUF2079 domain-containing protein: protein MSQMTDNTTATTKDFQVDDGPTIHTTKYETKVPGLHKIYILIISFLVAFFSVANPLLTHWANPLQNQNLYIGMMLTKGQIPYSDIFTTGGMLYFVLIALSYYLCSTWWLVFMEVVAFYMAGIYFYKLVQFVTANRKISLAFTILYFILLASLGFGGIYPIQFAMPFVLVTLWFLTKYFAGLTKDEAFILFGIAAALSMLLEPRTLVFWFIVTLAIISYNSRLRHFARGFYQLLAIILGLLLVFYVVGYFILNLQILSPYLSQAVLYQFSYFRVGTLPIFLSFLVYFGFLGGIGFFYSLASSIKGKEEQIDAYIKYPLLATIMIYLIIAGLSGDYYPYHLLPLLPFSLFLITAPFGQLYHASQKIRSHRRVRRQPNGLLAIINLYFKKTYYLPLIVITLSLALAIQQYRYQNHLNQGRQEVVSYIKGHIAKSDKIYVWDSSSQIYLESQRKAASQFASPSVNVKKAAHKRILIDELLQNRAQYIIVNKNCPLPKTLKKQLKRDYRLITKTDITSFHIYQQK, encoded by the coding sequence GTGAGTCAAATGACTGATAATACTACTGCAACTACAAAGGATTTTCAGGTTGATGATGGTCCAACTATTCATACAACAAAGTACGAAACAAAGGTTCCAGGTTTACATAAAATTTATATTCTAATAATCAGTTTTTTAGTAGCTTTTTTTAGTGTGGCCAATCCTTTATTGACGCATTGGGCAAACCCATTACAAAACCAAAACCTTTACATTGGGATGATGTTAACCAAAGGACAAATTCCCTACAGTGATATTTTTACAACCGGAGGAATGCTTTACTTTGTCTTAATAGCTTTAAGCTATTATTTATGCTCAACTTGGTGGTTGGTTTTCATGGAAGTAGTGGCATTCTATATGGCCGGAATTTATTTTTATAAATTGGTTCAGTTTGTAACAGCAAATCGTAAAATTTCATTGGCTTTTACGATACTCTATTTTATTTTGCTTGCTAGCCTAGGTTTTGGGGGTATCTATCCTATTCAATTCGCAATGCCATTTGTCTTGGTAACGCTTTGGTTTTTGACAAAATATTTTGCTGGATTAACCAAGGATGAGGCCTTTATTTTATTTGGAATTGCAGCTGCACTATCTATGCTCTTAGAACCTAGGACACTAGTTTTTTGGTTTATAGTTACCTTAGCTATCATAAGCTATAATTCTAGATTAAGACATTTCGCAAGAGGTTTCTACCAATTATTAGCCATTATATTAGGACTCCTCTTGGTCTTCTATGTTGTTGGCTATTTTATTTTAAATTTACAAATTTTAAGCCCGTACTTGTCTCAAGCCGTTTTGTATCAATTTTCTTATTTTAGAGTTGGGACTTTGCCGATTTTTCTTTCTTTTTTGGTTTATTTTGGTTTTTTAGGGGGTATCGGCTTCTTTTATAGTTTGGCTTCCTCTATAAAAGGAAAAGAAGAACAAATAGATGCTTATATTAAGTATCCTCTTCTCGCTACAATTATGATTTATCTTATTATTGCTGGTTTAAGTGGTGATTATTACCCATATCATCTTTTACCATTATTACCTTTTAGCTTATTTTTGATTACCGCACCATTTGGTCAACTTTATCATGCGTCTCAGAAAATACGTAGTCATCGCCGAGTAAGAAGACAGCCAAATGGTCTGCTGGCTATTATCAATCTTTATTTCAAAAAAACCTATTATCTACCTCTTATTGTCATTACTTTGTCTCTTGCTTTGGCGATACAACAATATCGTTATCAAAATCATCTCAATCAAGGAAGACAAGAGGTTGTTAGCTATATCAAGGGACACATAGCAAAGTCAGATAAAATTTACGTATGGGATAGCAGTTCGCAAATCTATTTAGAAAGTCAGCGGAAAGCCGCTTCACAATTTGCCTCTCCCTCTGTTAATGTTAAGAAGGCGGCGCATAAACGTATCTTGATTGATGAACTACTTCAAAATAGAGCTCAATATATTATTGTGAATAAGAATTGTCCATTACCAAAAACGCTAAAGAAACAGCTTAAGCGAGACTATCGATTAATCACTAAAACTGATATAACAAGCTTTCACATTTATCAGCAAAAATAA
- the nrdD gene encoding anaerobic ribonucleoside-triphosphate reductase produces MTHEKETLVVQPDIKVIKRDGRLVSFDTTKIYSALLKASMEVTPMSPLVEAKLEAISERVVAEIRDRFPKNVKIYEIQNIVEHELLSANEYAIAKEYINYRTQRDFARSQATDINFTIDKLLQKDQSVVNENANKDSDVFNTQRDLTAGIVGKSIGLKMLPPHVANAHQKGDIHYHDLDYSPYTPMTNCCLIDFQGMLAKGFKIGNAEVESPKSIQTATAQISQIIANVASSQYGGCTADRIDEFLAPYAELNYKKHMADAEKWVVAEKREEYAFEKTKKDIYDAMQSLEYEINTLFTSNGQTPFTSLGFGLGESWFEREIQKAILEIRIKGLGSEHRTAIFPKLIFTLKRGLNLEEDSPNYDIKQLALECATKRMYPDMLSYDKIIDLTGSFKAPMGCRSFLQGWKDEQGQDVTSGRMNLGVVTLNLPRIALESNGDMEKFWELFKERLTIGKDALVYRVERVKEATPANAPILYQYGAFGKRLNKTDSVDELFKNRRATVSLGYIGLYEVASVFYGGDWEDNSEAKDFTVAIIKVMKSACEEWSNSYGYHFSVYSTPSESLTDRFCRLDIEKFGILENITDKEYYTNSFHYDVRKNPTPFEKLDFEKVYPEAGASGGFIHYCEYPVLQQNPKALEAVWDYAYDRVGYLGTNTPIDKCYQCQFEGDFTPTERGFACPNCGNNDPKTVDVVKRTCGYLGNPQARPMVKGRHKEISARVKHMNGSTIKYPGV; encoded by the coding sequence ATGACACATGAAAAAGAAACATTAGTTGTTCAACCGGATATAAAAGTGATAAAACGTGATGGTCGTTTAGTGTCTTTTGACACAACTAAAATCTATAGTGCTTTGTTAAAGGCTAGTATGGAAGTAACCCCAATGTCCCCCTTGGTTGAAGCAAAGTTAGAGGCTATTTCAGAACGTGTTGTAGCTGAAATTAGAGATCGTTTCCCTAAGAATGTTAAAATTTATGAAATTCAAAATATTGTGGAGCATGAATTATTATCAGCAAATGAATATGCTATAGCAAAAGAATACATTAATTATAGAACACAGCGTGATTTTGCTCGTTCTCAAGCAACTGATATTAATTTTACCATTGATAAACTGTTACAAAAAGACCAATCGGTGGTTAACGAAAATGCTAACAAAGATAGTGATGTTTTTAATACGCAAAGAGATTTAACAGCTGGTATAGTGGGTAAGTCTATTGGTCTTAAAATGTTACCTCCCCATGTTGCAAACGCTCATCAAAAAGGAGACATTCATTATCATGATTTGGACTATAGTCCTTACACTCCGATGACAAATTGCTGTTTAATTGATTTTCAAGGGATGTTAGCTAAAGGATTCAAAATCGGTAATGCCGAAGTGGAGAGTCCAAAATCTATCCAAACTGCAACGGCTCAAATCTCTCAAATCATTGCTAACGTTGCTTCAAGTCAGTACGGGGGATGTACAGCAGATCGTATTGATGAGTTTTTAGCTCCATATGCTGAGTTGAATTACAAGAAACACATGGCTGATGCTGAAAAATGGGTAGTTGCGGAAAAGCGTGAAGAATATGCGTTTGAAAAAACTAAAAAAGATATCTATGATGCAATGCAGTCTTTGGAATATGAGATTAACACTCTCTTTACTTCTAATGGTCAAACACCATTTACATCGTTAGGTTTTGGTTTAGGAGAATCTTGGTTTGAGCGAGAGATTCAGAAAGCCATTCTAGAGATACGTATTAAAGGTTTAGGGAGTGAGCATCGAACAGCGATTTTCCCAAAACTAATTTTCACCTTAAAACGTGGCTTAAATCTAGAAGAAGATTCTCCTAATTACGATATCAAGCAACTAGCCTTAGAATGTGCTACAAAACGCATGTATCCTGATATGCTATCTTATGACAAAATTATTGACTTGACAGGATCATTTAAAGCACCTATGGGTTGTCGTTCCTTCCTTCAAGGATGGAAAGATGAGCAGGGACAAGATGTTACATCTGGACGTATGAATTTGGGTGTTGTGACTTTGAATTTACCACGGATTGCCCTAGAATCAAATGGTGATATGGAAAAATTCTGGGAACTTTTTAAAGAAAGGCTCACTATTGGTAAAGATGCCTTGGTCTATCGTGTTGAGCGAGTTAAGGAAGCAACCCCTGCAAATGCACCAATCCTTTATCAATATGGTGCTTTTGGCAAACGTCTAAATAAGACTGATAGTGTTGATGAACTTTTCAAAAACCGTCGCGCAACGGTATCCTTAGGCTATATTGGTCTTTATGAAGTAGCATCTGTTTTCTATGGTGGGGACTGGGAAGATAATTCAGAAGCAAAAGATTTTACTGTAGCTATCATTAAAGTTATGAAATCAGCTTGTGAAGAGTGGTCAAATAGCTATGGCTACCATTTCTCTGTTTATTCTACACCATCAGAAAGCCTGACAGATCGCTTTTGCCGCTTAGATATTGAAAAATTTGGAATACTTGAAAATATTACAGATAAAGAATATTATACGAATTCATTCCACTATGATGTGCGTAAAAATCCAACACCTTTTGAAAAGTTAGACTTTGAGAAGGTCTATCCAGAAGCCGGAGCATCTGGGGGGTTCATTCATTACTGTGAGTACCCAGTATTGCAACAAAATCCTAAAGCTTTAGAAGCTGTTTGGGATTATGCGTATGATCGTGTTGGTTATCTAGGGACCAATACCCCTATTGATAAATGTTATCAATGTCAGTTTGAAGGAGACTTTACACCAACTGAACGTGGCTTTGCTTGTCCTAATTGTGGCAATAATGATCCTAAGACAGTCGATGTTGTCAAACGTACTTGTGGTTATTTAGGCAACCCTCAAGCTCGCCCAATGGTTAAGGGTCGTCATAAAGAAATATCAGCACGGGTGAAGCATATGAATGGATCAACTATTAAGTATCCAGGTGTATAA
- a CDS encoding DUF1292 domain-containing protein translates to MGHNHDHDHEHEVITLVDEQGNESLFEILLTIDGKEEFGKNYVLLVPAGSEEDESGEIEIQAYSFTENEDGTEGDLQPIPEDSDAEWDMIEEVFNSFLDEE, encoded by the coding sequence ATGGGACACAATCACGATCATGACCATGAACATGAAGTTATTACACTTGTTGATGAACAAGGAAATGAATCATTGTTCGAAATTTTATTAACCATTGATGGAAAAGAAGAATTTGGAAAGAATTATGTTCTACTCGTACCTGCTGGTTCTGAAGAGGATGAATCTGGAGAGATTGAAATTCAAGCCTACTCATTCACTGAAAACGAAGATGGAACTGAAGGTGACTTACAACCAATCCCTGAAGATTCTGACGCTGAATGGGACATGATTGAAGAAGTCTTTAACAGCTTTTTAGACGAAGAATGA
- the recA gene encoding recombinase RecA has translation MAKKVKKTEEITKKFGDDRRKALDDALKNIEKDFGKGAVMRLGERAEQKVQVMSSGSLALDIALGAGGYPKGRIIEIYGPESSGKTTVALHAVAQAQKEGGIAAFIDAEHALDPAYAASLGVNIDELLLSQPDSGEQGLEIAGKLIDSGAVDLVVVDSVAALVPRAEIDGDIGDSHVGLQARMMSQAMRKLSASINKTKTIAIFINQLREKVGVMFGNPETTPGGRALKFYSSVRLDVRGNTQIKGTGEQKDSNIGKETKIKVVKNKVAPPFKVAEVEIMYGEGISRTGELIKIASDLDVIQKAGAWFSYNGEKIGQGSENAKKFLADHPDIFEEIDHKVRVKVGLLEDDLEQEDIMETTSNQSTDELVLELDDAIEIED, from the coding sequence TTGGCAAAAAAAGTGAAGAAAACAGAAGAAATTACCAAAAAATTTGGCGATGATCGTCGTAAAGCTTTAGATGATGCTTTAAAAAATATTGAGAAAGACTTCGGAAAAGGTGCAGTTATGCGTCTCGGAGAAAGGGCAGAGCAAAAGGTACAAGTTATGAGCTCTGGAAGCCTTGCTTTGGACATTGCTTTAGGAGCGGGTGGCTATCCTAAGGGCCGTATTATCGAAATTTATGGGCCAGAATCATCAGGTAAAACAACTGTTGCTCTCCATGCAGTTGCTCAGGCTCAAAAAGAAGGTGGAATTGCTGCTTTTATTGATGCTGAACATGCCTTGGATCCTGCGTATGCCGCTTCTTTAGGTGTTAACATTGATGAGTTGCTGCTGTCGCAGCCAGACTCTGGAGAGCAAGGGCTTGAAATTGCAGGTAAATTAATTGACTCTGGTGCTGTTGATTTGGTAGTAGTGGATTCGGTTGCAGCCTTAGTGCCACGTGCAGAAATTGATGGTGATATTGGGGATAGCCACGTTGGTTTGCAGGCTCGGATGATGAGTCAAGCCATGCGTAAACTTTCGGCCTCTATCAATAAAACTAAAACGATTGCCATTTTTATTAACCAGTTACGTGAAAAAGTTGGAGTTATGTTTGGTAATCCAGAAACAACGCCTGGTGGTCGAGCGCTGAAATTCTACTCTTCTGTTCGATTGGATGTTCGTGGAAATACACAAATTAAAGGTACTGGTGAACAAAAAGATAGTAACATAGGGAAAGAAACTAAAATCAAAGTTGTTAAAAATAAAGTTGCTCCGCCATTTAAGGTAGCCGAAGTGGAAATTATGTATGGAGAAGGTATTTCACGCACAGGTGAGTTGATTAAAATTGCTTCAGATTTAGATGTTATTCAAAAAGCGGGTGCTTGGTTCTCTTATAATGGCGAAAAAATCGGACAAGGTTCTGAGAATGCTAAAAAATTCTTGGCCGATCACCCTGATATCTTTGAAGAAATTGATCATAAGGTACGTGTGAAAGTAGGTCTCTTAGAAGATGACTTAGAGCAAGAAGACATTATGGAGACGACATCGAATCAAAGTACTGATGAGCTCGTTCTTGAGTTAGATGATGCTATTGAAATTGAAGATTAA
- the ruvX gene encoding Holliday junction resolvase RuvX, whose product MRIMGLDVGSKTVGVAISDPLGFTAQGLEIIKIDEDNQAFGFDRLSELVAQYDVSQFVVGLPKNMNNTSGPRVEASQAYGQKIQELFKIPVVYQDERLTTVEAERMLIEQADISRGKRKKVIDKLAAQLILQNYLDRTY is encoded by the coding sequence ATGAGAATAATGGGTTTGGATGTTGGTTCAAAAACCGTAGGTGTTGCCATCAGTGACCCACTTGGGTTTACTGCTCAAGGTCTCGAAATTATAAAGATTGATGAAGACAACCAAGCTTTTGGCTTTGATCGGCTCAGTGAGTTGGTAGCGCAGTATGATGTCTCACAATTTGTTGTTGGCTTACCAAAGAATATGAATAATACCAGTGGTCCTCGGGTGGAAGCAAGCCAAGCCTATGGTCAAAAAATACAAGAACTATTCAAGATTCCAGTTGTCTACCAAGATGAGCGATTGACAACTGTTGAAGCTGAACGAATGCTAATTGAACAAGCAGATATTAGTCGGGGCAAGCGCAAAAAAGTTATTGACAAACTTGCTGCACAACTTATTTTGCAAAATTATTTAGATAGAACCTATTAA
- the spx gene encoding transcriptional regulator Spx, which produces MIKIYTISSCTSCKKAKTWLNGHKLPYKEQNLGKEPLTKEEILEILSKTENGVESIVSSKNRYAKALNCDIEELSVSEVIDLIQDNPRILKSPILIDDKRLQVGYKEDDIRAFLPRSIRNIENTEARLRAAL; this is translated from the coding sequence ATGATAAAAATTTATACGATTTCAAGTTGTACGAGCTGTAAAAAGGCCAAAACTTGGTTAAATGGTCACAAGCTCCCATATAAAGAACAGAATTTAGGAAAAGAACCTTTAACAAAAGAAGAAATTTTGGAAATTCTTTCAAAAACAGAAAATGGTGTTGAGAGCATTGTCTCATCTAAAAACCGTTATGCAAAGGCACTAAACTGTGATATTGAAGAATTAAGTGTTAGTGAAGTTATTGATTTGATTCAGGACAATCCTCGTATTCTCAAAAGTCCTATTTTGATTGATGATAAACGCCTTCAAGTTGGCTATAAAGAAGATGATATTAGGGCTTTCTTGCCACGCTCTATTCGTAATATTGAAAATACAGAAGCACGTTTGCGTGCTGCCCTGTAA
- a CDS encoding IreB family regulatory phosphoprotein, translating into MGFTDETVRFKLDDGDKKEISETLTAVYHSLEEKGYNPINQIVGYVLSGDPAYVPRYNDARNQIRKYERDEIVEELVRYYLQGNGIDVK; encoded by the coding sequence ATGGGATTTACAGATGAAACAGTCCGCTTTAAATTAGACGATGGGGATAAAAAGGAAATTAGTGAAACACTTACTGCTGTTTACCATTCTTTAGAGGAAAAAGGTTATAATCCAATTAATCAAATCGTTGGTTACGTGTTAAGTGGAGACCCTGCTTATGTTCCGAGATATAATGATGCCAGAAATCAAATCCGTAAATATGAACGTGATGAAATTGTAGAAGAACTTGTCCGCTATTATTTACAAGGAAATGGGATTGACGTTAAATGA